The following are encoded together in the Lathyrus oleraceus cultivar Zhongwan6 chromosome 3, CAAS_Psat_ZW6_1.0, whole genome shotgun sequence genome:
- the LOC127129099 gene encoding sigma factor binding protein 1, chloroplastic yields MNTTTTSSTNSVINSLQQKTPTKITKSIKKNSKPIKVVYISNPMKVKTSASDFMALVQELTGQYAESPPDPSKFQEFVSDNSVTDPENIRMGCDENDFTVVAVPPLADSDEQVVKPGGECSYEGFDEDVLLTPQMVENIWDLLPTTAFYEPFQFDSY; encoded by the coding sequence ATGAACACCACTACCACTAGCAGCACAAATTCAGTGATTAATTCTCTACAACAAAAGACACCAACAAAAATAACCAAATCTATAAAGAAAAACAGCAAACCCATCAAGGTAGTTTATATTTCCAACCCTATGAAGGTTAAGACCAGTGCCTCTGACTTTATGGCACTGGTCCAAGAACTCACGGGTCAATACGCTGAATCACCGCCGGATCCTTCGAAATTTCAGGAGTTCGTCAGCGATAACAGCGTCACTGACCCTGAGAATATTAGAATGGGTTGTGATGAAAATGATTTCACGGTTGTGGCTGTGCCTCCTCTTGCGGATTCTGATGAACAAGTGGTGAAACCTGGTGGAGAATGCTCATATGAGGGTTTTGATGAAGATGTACTTTTGACTCCTCAGATGGTGGAGAATATTTGGGATCTGCTTCCAACAACTGCATTTTATGAACCTTTTCAATTTGATAGCTATTGA
- the LOC127130528 gene encoding secreted RxLR effector protein 161-like yields MVSRFMNKPKWPHYQATVRILRYIKGTLKYGVLFPSDVKFESELICYSDSDWCGDRVDIRSTYGYFFKYLRDLISWCSKPVVALSTCDAEYIAGALSACQDVWILNLLQDLKIKVSKPEKVDD; encoded by the coding sequence ATGGTGAGTAGGTTTATGAACAAACCAAAGTGGCCACATTACCAAGCTACTGTTAGGATACTGAGGTATATCAAGGGGACTCTAAAGTATGGAGTTTTGTTTCCCTCTGATGTTAAATTTGAGTCAGAGTTGATATGTTATTCAgactctgattggtgtggagacagagttgacatAAGAAGTACTTATGGATATTTTTTCAAGTATCTGAGAGATCTCATTTCTTGGTGCTCCAAACCAGTGGTTGCATTGTCAACATGTGATGCTGAGTATATTGCAGGTGCTTTGTCTGCTTGTCAAGATGTGTGGATTTTGAACTTgttgcaggatctgaagatcaaggtgAGCAAGCCTGAAAAagttgatgattga